A portion of the Ornithorhynchus anatinus isolate Pmale09 unplaced genomic scaffold, mOrnAna1.pri.v4 scaffold_344_arrow_ctg1, whole genome shotgun sequence genome contains these proteins:
- the LOC100086625 gene encoding olfactory receptor 2T33-like, with translation MEKENDTMGTDFILLGLFNHTRAHQVLFALVMMTSITSLMGNTAIILLIHRDLHLHTPMYFLLGQLSIMDVMLVFTTIPQMAGDFWYGRNSISLVGCAIQIFIFLTLEGGECFLLAAMAYDRFVAICCPLRYPVLMSPRLCLLLAVVSWLLGATDGLVQAGITMSYRFCRSREVNHFFCEAPALVRLACDDTMVFESVMYVCCVLMLLIPFSVILGSYGLILETILRMKSVEAKKKAFTTCSSHLSVVGLFYGAAIYIYIRPSSYDSTDYDKVVSAFYTILTPVLNPLIYSLKNREVLGALKRGLTDCRFRNLRVEREAA, from the coding sequence ATGGAGAAGGAGAACGATACTATGGGGACAGACTTCATTCTTCTTGGGCTGTTTAACCACACCCGGGCTCACCAAGTCCTCTTCGCCTTGGTTATGATGACCTCCATCACTTCGTTAATGGGCAATACAGCCATAATTCTCCTGATCCACAGAGATCTTCACTtgcacacccccatgtacttcttgcTTGGTCAGCTTTCAATCATGGACGTGATGCTGGTCTTCACCACCATCCCCCAAATGGCCGGTGACTTCTGGTACGGCAGGAATTCCATCTCCCTCGTTGGATGTGCCATCCAAATCTTCATCTTCCTCACTCTGGAAGGGGGCGAGTGTTTTCTGTTAGCCGCTATGGCCTATGATCGGTTCGTGGCCATTTGCTGCCCTTTACGCTATCCCGTTCTCATGAGCCCCAGGCTCTGCCTCCTCCTGGCGGTGGTCTCCTGGTTGCTTGGGGCGACAGATGGGTTGGTGCAGGCGGGGATCACCATGAGCTACCGCTTCTGCCGTTCCCGGGAAGTCAACCATTTTTTCTGTGAGGCCCCCGCTCTGGTGCGCTTGGCCTGCGACGACACTATGGTCTTTGAGTCCGTCATGTATGTCTGTTGTGTCCTAATGCTGCTGATccccttctctgtcatcctgGGCTCTTACGGCCTCATTCTAGAGACGATACTCCGCATGAAATCAGTGGAAGCCAAGAAGAAGGCCTTCACCACCTGCTCCTCCCATCTCAGCGTCGTTGGCCTCTTCTACGGTGCCGCCATCTATATCTACATTAGGCCCAGTTCTTACGACTCAACCGACTATGACAAGGTGGTTTCAGCCTTCTACACTATCCTCACCCCTGTGctgaaccccctcatctacagtCTGAAGAACAGGGAGGTCCTGGGGGCCTTAAAGAGGGGTCTCACTGACTGCAGGTTCAGGAATCTGAGAGtcgaaagggaagcagcgtga